The nucleotide window AGGATATGATAGTCACTTGGCTGAACATTGCAAAAAGTGTGCATGCACACCCATGCTTGGAGACACAGCTTTCTTGTGGAAAGGATACACAAAAAGACGACACGAAATCGTTGAAGCATATTTCATAAGGAAAGCAAGTGACAAGTGCATCAGCTGTCCATCTTTGGTTTTGCAAGAAAAAGTGACATTTCTTTTGAGGTATATAGGCACATAAACTGATTGACCATACAATCGTGCATATGATCCGATTCATTCACAATCTTTAGTGTGTATGGTGATGAGTGGATGATGTTCCTGAGGTGCAGATCATAAACAGATGTTCGTTTGAAATACAAGTTAAATGGAAGTAGCACTAGTTTTGTCATATGtgtttcttttgtctttgtctttaGCGCATTTTTATGAACTGTCCAAATGTTTCCTTTGGTTGCCGAAGATTCTGGATTTGAAAAAATGGGTTTACTTTTCTATAACATGCTGCACTATTATCAATATCCAGTGAGAAAAAAGGGTGTGTACATCTTTCTTATAAACTTTCTCAGTGATGATAAAAAAAGTTAATCTGCTCCAGACACCCACATTTTCCTATCAATCATAATTAAAGATGTCAACAATTTGTCTTCATAGATAGGCAAAAGCTTGCGCACTAAAATAGCACAACTCACCTCTGAATGAACTCAAGTGTTGTAGCTGCTCCCTTTGCATAGGTCATGTTAAACACATAGTAGCATAAGAAGGCAAGACACGCTGCCTCTATGAAGCCAGTGCTCTCCGTAAACAACAGCTGCTGCTCGCAAACAACAAAACATTTCTTCTCAAAGATGCCTCCTGCAAGACATAATACACATTTTATAAGCACCAATGAAATTTCTATAGATGATATTCAATATGCAACGGAGACCACATCTACCTGCTAGTCATATCAGTTAATACTTATTCAAACAAACTAGTGCTGCCAATTTTAAGTAATTACGATACCTGGAGGGTCTTTTTCTGCAAATATGTACAAAATTGAGTCTGTCATATTTGTTGAATACAACAATATGGCACGATAACCAAGTACCTTAAAGATAAGTAAATTCACTCCTATAGTCCTTAAATCTGAGTGCCATATGAAGGTGTTTACCTTGGCTAGGACTGCAAGCATTGCATAGCCACAGGAATACGACAAGCTGAAGTGCATTAGCTCCAACTTTACCGCCAGATGTTTAATTACAAAGCTACCAGCAAAGTGAAAGAAATACTGCAAGCCTCTCGCCTGTTTTTCCTGCAAGTCAAGTTATGAAAGACAGAAGCATTTGCACATGTTTTACAAACTACACAGGTATTTCTACAATCTTAGTCTGCTCATTATTTTGGAGAGCTTGGTAAGATGTTTCACTCTTCCTTATGACAGGCTTTGCTACTTTCGTAGTTAACACACTTCCGAGCAGGCTTAATTATGCGGCACATAAAACTACAAGAACAGGTGCTGTTGCAAAggcatacagtcgccgactgatttttcggacttcaaaaatttggacatgctcgattattcggtctgcttcgcggcacggccatcctccccatagaccataatgtataacaactgctgaaagttcagacaccttgcaacctcttgtctgatttttcggacactccttaagccaactcaatcgagagcatcatgcaccaactctgaccggtgcatggttcgacttgctgaacgccatttttgctttgaacggagcctccttgctgcccccaAGAAGCGGCGCTAATGCAAATCCcctctcatcatcatcgtttctgcttgGTTCGTAGCtccagcagttccggtctcagcttagtaatccatgtcaagacaatccagcagccgatttgtttcttccttcgtgcacgacgctgcgagtaggccacgtttttcgtttgtcaactggtgtcggcgtgagggtgtggtgatgtttgctttgtgtgctatgTCGAGGTTGCGATGATGAAATGCAACATACGGAAACATCATGTCaggtgtctaatggcgccgacagtgcccgctcagactgcgctggggcatgcctgcaagcgggtgccgggagggcTAGGATTTGtagccttccgatgtgctccctgcTGACGCTGAAactgttctgccgagacctgcacagtggttgcattgcgcttccggacaccgtctcatttgagtTTCACAGATGCTTATACTGCTGCACTGACATGCACAGAACTCGACGACAGTGAGATCATTCGTTAGTTTTTGCTGCACTGCCGGATGACGATGACTCCGATTAGGAAGATGACGCAGCATGTGCTACGCTGCGGTTGCATGCGGagtgtgtacaagcagtgactgaccgtacgaccctctccgagattcaggcttatctgattgtgcTTAAACAGAACAGCTTGCAACGGCgaattcacgatttcttcaagcctactgccgagcccgaatgagtgcgtggaaataaaggaatattttttttcttaatctgcttttctGGACACCTGCTTATttggacattttcgcagtccccgtgagattcaaataaacggtcggcgactgtattgcaCTGCATTACAGACTTTGAACATTAGTGTCTTACCTAATGAAACCACAACTGGTGTAGATGGAAACTCGTCCATCACTTCCGTGATGCTTGTACCTTCCTGTGAAAAGAAAGAATAGCACGTGGGAACTAAAAGACGACACATATGCCAAACAGCCCCAGTGTATTTCCAAAATGCAGGCAATTGAATATACTGAATTACTTTCACACTGCTCTTGAGTGGCAATACAGATTTTCCAGAAGAACAATAAACAATGAGGTGCTCAGTGCCAGCTGGTGCCAGTAAAAAGCTTCAAATTTTAAAAACATTTCATGTTTGTGATCCTGATTAGGAACTCCAAGGTAATACTAGCGATGAGCACTATCAAGCAAGGGAAGTGTCAGCcagagccaacattttgacaagggGAACTTGATTTCATCAGGTACCATGAGAATTGTCAAAATGTTGTCTTCAGGCTGAGGCTTTCTTCGTTCAACTACAACTGATTACATTGTCTCGTTTTGTGACCACTCTGGCCTGTTCGCATGGTACAAAACTAGGCTTTTACTAGCTTCTTAATATTAAAAATCTgaagtacagtcaaacccacttataacaaaaatcaagtgccatgaaaattctattgctataactgggttgcatgaaaaaaaaaaacagacggaaGGACGGCATAGCTGTTCCAAGAAAACTGTAAAGGCGGGAGGCCAGTTCTTCTCCCTACTACCTTCCTCCATCCAGCTTCTGACTGTATTGACTCATTTAACtttttaactctgcttcctgcatGCTACAATCACGTCttgctaacaagctgcggctgccggcgttcaagaatggcaccGCAATAACAACTACAAAAGAAAGGTCACAGGCGGCAAGTGACATGCAAGCTCAACcgaggcattgctttggtggTCTCAAAATCCACCTTTTAAAAGATACAGGGAGGTTGCCGCAGCAAcgtctcagcttgagaaatccagaagaaatgctgggaTGAGATCGCAACAATCATCTTTCCACATGCTTCCCAGTGGCTTGCATGGGAAAACCGCATatccgtcagccttgcttgctttatgcgaagcttgccgacatccttctccaaggcatcgaGATGCTCCATGTAGTGAAGCGGATGGTCCCTCGCAAAAACAAGCCCATGAGGGCCTGAATAATCTACAGAACCTCTCGCGCAGACAATGTTGAGGTCGCCTACCCTACCGCATCAGTGCTGCCGTTGTGGCTGTCACTGTCGCCATCCGATAGAGGCATGTTCGCAACGATTGCCTCATCGGTTAAAAGCACTTTGTTTCCACATCTATAGCAGTGTGCTTCCTTTTCACCTGCAACattgtgcattgccgatgatcagtgggcacatcagccatcttccatttctgCGGCAAGTcaacgtggccaggaacgacCGATACAACGAACAAAGATAAGCACGAGTGACTTAATCCTTTCGGAGAATTGCGAAGAATgagagccatagaataaagaaccaagcACTGGACCGCAATGGTGCGGTCCATTCATCTACGGAGGGGTGGAAGCGGCAGTAAAGATAAGCGCGAGGCTGGCATGCAGCTCTCATGGAGCAGTTCGGGTGGCAGGTGATCGTGCAGCGGCTCACATATCACTTTTTTCCTTTCAAAGATTTTGCGTTTCATTACCTTTTCGCACGGACACCCAAcagccagacttcattgttataaccgacaaTACGGCACggggacattgtagtaagcgggttatttcggGTTATCACAACCTTTATTTCTCTTAGCAGATCTAGCCTCCTGATAACACCTAAAACGTATTTTGTGGTGGCCATATTAACAGGCGATGTAATTATTTGCTGCACTCTGAGGGAATCGAGTTTTCAACAGTGCTACTTGGCCAATAGCTGTCCATTAGGAAGAAAAACAATTTCACAATTGACAGATCTTGAGCTGTTGTATCTTGGTGTCTACCACATTCACTGAGCCAAAACGTAATTTTGCTGCAGTTTTGGTTCCACTTTAGCTGTTTAGGAATTTTAATGGAAATGTTAGGACAGAACAGTTTCTAAAAATCCAGCAGCATAGTGCATATTGAATTACACAAAACAAGCATTGCTTACTTCAAGAACACGAAACAGATCATCTGGATCATCCTTGAAGTAGGCAGCCAATAGTGGAATGGTGGCTTCTTCTTTTGCATGCTGGTTTCCTTTCCCCTGCTGAAGTTCCACCTTAACCATCCACTGCACAAGTTCTTTCCTTGGTGCAGTTAAAGTGTCCAAGTGTTTTATGAACAAAGGCGCAACGCCAGACAGGTTCTCCTCAAATATACCCTGGAATTGAGTAACATAACCCAAGTAAAGAAAGAACACAGCGAGTTAGTGCAAAGAAAACAGCCATAAATACAGTGATAATTATTTGAAACAGTCAGTATGAAAGCAAGCATGTGCAACAGACAATGCTTTCCAACAACTGAATATATGCCGCCAACAAAAATAACTATGACCATGTCATCAAAATTCgcagttctgccaaaagctctcAAGGAAGAAAAAACAATTACACCACCGAACTAACATCAAAAGGAGAAGATTAGCTTACATAGGAACCAAGTGTTCTCTTATGTTGTTATTAAAAAAACTGCAGGTACCTTAGGTCATGCTTGAAGTAGGACATTGCTTTAACGGCAGAATGTGTTCATATTGTTCATATCCAAGACATTGCTACAGGTACTATGTGAGTTACTAGATACTGTAGTGAAAAAATATATTTAGCATTTTGCATCACGTGAGGTGAACTGCTCAAAATGTTGGTGCTGCATTATGCAATACCACTATGCCAGGTCAATAGTCTTTAGAACACACACACTTCAGAACACACAAAAAAGTCACATGGAACGAGGTCAGGCGGCCACACCCCTTACTCACCTGACCTCGCTCcatgcaatatattttttttgtttcctggAATCAAGAATGACTTGAAAGGACTGCAATTTCACGATGTAGAAGAGGTGAGGGAAAAAACTAGAGGAGCTATTAGGCCACCAAAACAGACAAGTTTGAAAAATGTGTTGAAGAATGGAATCGTAGATTGGACAAATGTATTAAGTGTAATAGAGTACCTTCAAGGTGATAAGGTTTTGTAAAAAATATACAGCAACTTAAAAATAATTCCGGTTACTTGTGGGTAGCCCCATCGTATACTAAATAAAAATATAGAAAATCTAACCTCCGTTGTGTAAAGACTCAGTGCCACCTATTGACAGTTTTGATAAAGTATAGCACATGTCACCCGTCATGCCATCTATAAATAAGATTTTAAACCAACCATACCTACAGCTTGGCAAATTGTGGCTTTGGCAATGTGCCCCTGTTGTTGGGTCCAGTGATTTGCCAGCTTTGGTAGCCAATGAGTTAGTATTAAGCTATTAGAATCCGGCAACattaatgccttcaggtagcatgtgttggTTTATTAactggttgccttcacccaaaaggaTCATGTGCTCGTGACACcggcggcagaaaggatgttccatgtCTGCCACCGAGGTCTGTGagcagtggcgctggctaacactcccagggttctactaggacacataaatgcccaagaaagtggatggggaaacagcaccgcggtagctcaatcggtagagcatcacacgcgaaatgcgaaggttgtgggatcgttctccacctgcggcaatttgttttttcatccactttcatttccattaatttatcgtttctttattttgtttattaagcacaagtaatttcccctatgttgtactcggtgtcaatgttttttggcttcttatgatatgactattcAGCTTAAGTTACGCATCAGAGTATAAACAAACACCAAGGCCAACATATGTGAATTACGCAAACCAGAGAATGCCTTCCACAAACCTGAACACCATTTATGCATTGCATAAAACGCTGCATTTACTTCCTTCATGCCATTTGGAACATGAGATCCTGACGCCTCCCTATGATCCAGATAATCCTGTACAGATGTTTCAGTTTTTGATGGAAGAGCTCTTGCTTAGCGAAGTTGTTAAAGGGATGATAAAACCAGCTTTGTTATACCTAAAAGTATCACTTTGAAAGTATATCACACGAAGTGCTTTTTCACAGGAACATTATGTCAGCACATCAAATTAAATAAAAGTACAAGTGATTAAACATTACCATTCTTTCTAGCTGCGGCATTCTCCCTTGACATTTTGCCAAGTGGCCATGCCTCTGTCCCACCTTCTTGGAAACAAGTTGCAGTGAAGCGAGAGTCTGTTAAATTGATTTGAACTGAGCATGTTCTCATGTCGCTTTTTAATGCAGTTTTTTTCATTACTGTGGTGATACTGGCCTTAAAATGAAGTTCATGTGCAGCACTCGCCTTTAATACAGCATGCAGTAGCTGTACATAACCCTCTACACACACCTGCAATGCAAGGCAAGTGCAATGCAGCATCAGTACCATTAAAggtgccctgaaccactttttatcgaagtggagaaagacatctGAAGTGAAgacaggctatttcagaaccactctgccacaaaaagtacttcgaTGCATTCAGTAGAAGCGCAGTTATCGACAATCAAACAAGGCCttagctgtgctccccttcctcctccaatgccttgcactgcgaaggttGCGGCAGAGACGTCCCACTGTGGTGCGCAGTTCCAATTCCTGATTTcgtgcctatgccgcgctaaacgtaagccaaacgcagcTGTCCTGACGAAATAGAGCATACAGAAAAGTACGAGGAGCATgaggtttttgaaacgagagcgtttgagaaaaaggtgacttcgcggtccgtggagctctgacttcgcgctccgcttgagagctccacggaccgcgtacgacagcagaacttggctgagatgttcagaacagcgtatgctatctgcgcactatgttatttcaccaagcccgtggggtggttcaaggcccctttaatgCTTTTGTCGCTGAAGATATCGTTGCACCTACATTCACATAAGAAATCCTCTATGTTCCATCAGGTGTCCTTGCTACCATGTCATTGTTAATCTTTGCTGCATTCTCTTTCATCCCTTGCCTTTCTCCATGTAGCCACACAAAGCTTCCAAAAAGCCCTGCTTTTCGCAGAAAGCTCTTCATTCTACTACATCCCTCACATGCATGTTCAAGTTCATGTGTACAAGCTATCCACATTCTCAAAGCAGAAATATGCCACTGACTTGAAGAGACGACTCAATATATAGCATTTGATATTAAAAATATGCTTCAGTGAAGTATTCCCTACATCACACGGGAAGCCAATCAGATTGCTCACCAAAGTGACATCACTACAATCCCAGTCTACATGGAATGCAGGTGCTTCAAACTCAATAAATTACACGGTTTACGCAGAGCACCTAACTTTGTATATCGATGAACACAGAGATCTACCCTACGACTCAGTTCACTTCTACATAGCCATGAAAACTGTTTCAGTGTTcctcctttgtagcaattgctacgaacggttggatgtctgatttttccctttattagcGTCCCTCTACAGTAAGCACAATAAGTAGCGAAAAGAAGACGCAATAAGACCATGTGCTGCTATTTCGGATAACATTTCAGACTTTCCTTCTAGAGGCCATTTCTTTTGTCTGACCTTAATTGTCTTAAGGAGTGCTTTTCAATGTATGTAGCAAACACTGGTAATGCATAGACATAAGTATTTGCCATTAGAAGGAGCTCTTACCCTCATATTTTTGCCAAGGAGCTGACAGGCATGCTTGTAGAAAAAGTACTTGTGGAAGAGCAATGGCCACTCCTCTCTGACTTCTGCCATGCTATGGACTGGTGCATCAGAATTTATGAACCTTCGTTGTTCACTGTAGGTTGCATCCATACAGGTCTGTGCCAAGGGTACATCTATGTCTCGCAGTGTCTTCTGGGCCTCCCCTTTAAGAAACTGGATTTTTTCAGCTACGGTTTCGACTGGTTGCAAGCACACTGGCTGCCAATTGGCACAGCCATATGAGTACTTCTTGGTCTTCACGCATGATGGCAATTCCTGCTGTTTCACACGGCCCAAATTCTCTACTCTGTTCTCAAGTTGCTGGAACAGGGAATCATATCCTCGACCAAACACCTTGCCACTGACTGTGCGGTCCTGAAGGCAAGCAGGAAACCGCTTTACCACGGTatcagcaacactgcggatgaACTCTCTCCTAGGCCGTGGTGAAACCTGCATCATGTCATGCGCAATGCACCTTACAAGATCTCTCCTTTCTCCGGGAGGAAGTGCCTGAGGTGCCTCTAATGCGACTTGAACACTTCTTGGCAGCCTCTCAAAATGAAAGTTGAACTGGGGTGTGCTCACTTCTTCTTCAAAAATTGTCACGCAGTCGGCTTGCGAGATACCTAAAGTAATGGAAAATGCAAACCTGTCAATGCGCCAAAGCTGTACTGGCACAAGGGGGGTGGGGGAAGAGGCGGTAGTATTTCTTAAATGTCTATCTAGTAGAAATGTACGTTTTAGCTGCTGCTGACGTGCTGATTGGCTGGACTGGGGTGCCAGAGAGAAGGAAACAGGCACCCACagcaagtttccttctcacttgtTCAGCTCCAGCAATCAGTGGCAGCTGAAATAGACATTTCACTTGGTGGACATTTTCAGAATACCCTCCTGAtgtgtgaaatataagcagctgcAAGACTTTGGGCTTTACGCACAGTACTTCTACACATCAACAGGCTTTCTGAAGCAACAGAGTGCAGCTGCATTGCTTACAGTGCACAGAGAAGTTTGTACCGAGCCTTCAATGATACTGAGTGGCTTTTAAGCCTGTAATCATGGCAGTGGCGAGTCAGGAACACCATGCCACTCTCGCAGGGCATAAAGTGAAAACTCAGGACTGATTCTTTATTCATTTTTGTGTCTTGTGTAAATGCACTGAAAATTTGAACTTGTCGACCCGGCGATTCTAAGAAAAATTAGCCCAATGTGGTTTAATGCTGCACAATAAAGTACTTCCCACCAACTTCAAAAGTGGCTGCATACAAGCATTGATTTAACTTCGTTTTTACAGCGCCTTTCAATTTATGTAGGTTGTGTGCCCTAGAGAAAGT belongs to Dermacentor albipictus isolate Rhodes 1998 colony unplaced genomic scaffold, USDA_Dalb.pri_finalv2 scaffold_98, whole genome shotgun sequence and includes:
- the LOC139053362 gene encoding uncharacterized protein, with product MPLLKIWNADCSVKKMAQASTLVEVLAQAEEKGICKSENAKVFLKDWTLLEEDVFQDVLKELPLDDRIFIVAEVIPPVGHDSSGISQADCVTIFEEEVSTPQFNFHFERLPRSVQVALEAPQALPPGERRDLVRCIAHDMMQVSPRPRREFIRSVADTVVKRFPACLQDRTVSGKVFGRGYDSLFQQLENRVENLGRVKQQELPSCVKTKKYSYGCANWQPVCLQPVETVAEKIQFLKGEAQKTLRDIDVPLAQTCMDATYSEQRRFINSDAPVHSMAEVREEWPLLFHKYFFYKHACQLLGKNMRGIFEENLSGVAPLFIKHLDTLTAPRKELVQWMVKVELQQGKGNQHAKEEATIPLLAAYFKDDPDDLFRVLEEGTSITEVMDEFPSTPVVVSLGGIFEKKCFVVCEQQLLFTESTGFIEAACLAFLCYYVFNMTYAKGAATTLEFIQRQICDINPCKGSRSQGNARRLAIPTKVVKLAQLLRKE